In Streptomyces ambofaciens ATCC 23877, a single genomic region encodes these proteins:
- a CDS encoding response regulator transcription factor: MVTTLVRNGTPRLGLRAVLSDAPSVGEVRHCGDWREVEDALGAGRVDVLLLHEDDYVRDRGVLAGVRRRRPKLLLLLSSDDVREEILAGPPVPDGFLVEDELTASAVEDALQRTLAGEVPMPTSVTRGLLDRLRESGQHRPREVSLTARENEVLLLLAEGMSNKQIARRLGISSHGVKRIVASLLLKLGAPNRTAAVVTAIQNGLITC; encoded by the coding sequence GTGGTGACCACTCTTGTGCGCAACGGAACCCCGCGGCTCGGGCTGCGAGCCGTGCTGTCGGACGCCCCTTCCGTGGGCGAGGTCAGGCACTGCGGTGACTGGAGGGAGGTGGAGGATGCCTTGGGCGCGGGTCGAGTCGATGTCCTGCTGCTGCACGAGGACGACTACGTCCGCGATCGGGGAGTGCTCGCCGGCGTCCGGCGCCGACGGCCCAAGTTACTGCTGTTACTCAGCAGTGACGACGTGCGCGAGGAGATACTGGCAGGACCCCCGGTTCCCGACGGATTCCTGGTGGAGGACGAGTTGACCGCCTCCGCGGTCGAGGACGCGCTTCAGCGGACGTTGGCGGGGGAGGTACCCATGCCCACCTCCGTCACCAGAGGACTGCTGGACCGCCTCCGTGAGTCGGGGCAGCACCGGCCGCGCGAGGTCTCCCTGACCGCCCGCGAGAACGAGGTGCTGCTCCTGCTCGCCGAGGGCATGAGCAACAAACAGATCGCCCGGCGCCTCGGCATATCCAGCCATGGCGTCAAGCGCATCGTCGCCAGCCTGTTGCTGAAGCTGGGTGCACCCAATCGGACCGCCGCCGTGGTGACGGCCATACAGAACGGTCTCATCACCTGCTGA